A window from Lachnoanaerobaculum umeaense encodes these proteins:
- the polA gene encoding DNA polymerase I, with translation MKKLVLIDGHSILNRAFYGVPELSNSQGLHTNAVYGFLNIMFKILDEEAADYIAVAFDLSAPTFRHKAYEEYKGTRKSMPDELREQVPLIKEVLSSMNIPILTKEGYEADDIIGTIAKRYQSDEIFVSIISGDRDLLQLSDTHIKIRIPKTSKGVTTVHDYLPEDVMSEYGVTPKEFIDVKALMGDTSDNVPGVPSIGEKTATKIIQEYHSIENAIEHVEELKPPRASKALSEHIEDAKFSKMLVTIVTDAPIEADISDMEVGNLYTKESLEWINKLEFKSFLKRYENVKIKSSIELDISVIDKVDKWNSLYNELKSAKEFGISVCLEETEIKSYHISEIYAISITLYNKSYIIKDIENTKDILEQVICLDTKKYILSLKSLIKQVKDMKLAKGFYDISVAAYLINPLKDSYFVEDIARDYMESTCSSKAEMIGKAKLNEVLRFNDEKAINYFATESYVAMHSATNILNKLAELELTNLYENVEMPLIYSLAKMENVGVRVDEKRLKDYADALLEKIAKLEESIISKAGERFNINSPKQLGEILFEKLKLSGGKKTKTGYSTAADVLEKLAPEHEIIRDILEYRQLTKLNSTYATGLAGYIREDGRIHGTFNQTITATGRISSTEPNLQNIPVRTEMGSKIRDIFVPKEGYLFVDADYSQIELRVLASLSNDDNLIESYHSAADIHAATASQVFHVPLEEVTPELRRNAKAVNFGVVYGISAFGLSEDLSISRKEALDYINNYFKIYGGVKKFLDSQVAEAKEKGYVKTMFGRIRPIPEIKSSNFMTRSFGDRVAMNSPIQGSAADIMKISMLKVDNALEKSGFDANIVLQIHDELLIEVREDEAQKVLEVVEKSMREAVSLKVPLEVDAHIGKTWLEAK, from the coding sequence ATGAAAAAATTAGTTCTAATAGACGGACATAGTATTTTGAATAGAGCATTTTATGGAGTTCCGGAGCTTTCAAACTCACAGGGACTCCATACCAATGCAGTTTATGGATTTTTGAATATAATGTTTAAGATTTTAGACGAGGAGGCGGCTGATTATATAGCAGTCGCTTTTGACTTGTCTGCCCCAACATTTAGACATAAGGCATATGAAGAATATAAAGGCACAAGAAAATCAATGCCTGATGAACTTAGAGAACAGGTTCCGCTTATAAAGGAAGTGCTGTCATCTATGAATATTCCGATCCTTACAAAGGAAGGATATGAAGCAGATGATATTATAGGAACCATTGCAAAAAGATATCAAAGTGATGAGATATTTGTAAGTATAATATCAGGAGATAGGGACCTTTTACAGTTATCTGATACACATATAAAAATAAGGATTCCAAAGACATCAAAGGGTGTGACAACGGTGCATGACTATTTGCCTGAAGATGTTATGAGTGAATACGGTGTAACTCCAAAAGAGTTTATAGATGTAAAGGCACTTATGGGAGATACTTCCGATAATGTACCGGGGGTTCCTTCTATAGGCGAAAAAACTGCTACAAAGATAATACAGGAATACCATTCCATAGAAAATGCTATTGAACATGTGGAAGAGCTGAAGCCACCAAGAGCATCCAAGGCACTTAGTGAACATATAGAAGATGCAAAGTTTTCAAAGATGCTTGTTACTATAGTGACAGATGCACCGATAGAAGCTGATATTTCAGATATGGAAGTGGGCAATTTATATACCAAGGAAAGCCTTGAGTGGATAAATAAACTGGAGTTTAAGTCATTTTTAAAGCGATACGAAAATGTAAAAATAAAATCAAGTATTGAACTTGATATAAGTGTTATTGACAAGGTTGATAAATGGAATAGCCTTTATAATGAATTGAAGTCAGCAAAAGAATTCGGTATTTCAGTTTGTTTAGAAGAAACTGAGATAAAAAGTTATCATATCAGCGAGATATATGCTATATCTATAACCTTGTACAATAAATCATATATTATAAAGGATATAGAGAATACAAAGGATATATTGGAACAGGTTATCTGCTTGGATACAAAAAAATATATACTTTCACTTAAATCTCTTATAAAGCAGGTGAAAGATATGAAACTTGCAAAGGGCTTCTATGATATATCAGTTGCTGCATATCTTATAAATCCCCTAAAAGACAGCTATTTTGTAGAAGATATTGCCAGAGACTATATGGAAAGTACCTGTTCATCAAAGGCTGAGATGATTGGCAAGGCTAAGCTCAATGAAGTTCTTAGATTCAATGATGAAAAGGCGATAAATTATTTTGCAACAGAAAGCTATGTGGCAATGCATTCAGCGACAAATATATTGAATAAATTGGCTGAACTTGAACTTACAAATCTATATGAAAATGTGGAAATGCCACTTATATATTCACTTGCAAAAATGGAAAATGTAGGGGTAAGAGTGGATGAAAAGAGGTTAAAAGACTATGCCGATGCCTTGCTTGAGAAAATAGCAAAACTTGAGGAAAGCATTATTTCAAAAGCAGGTGAAAGATTCAATATAAACTCTCCTAAGCAATTAGGTGAGATACTGTTTGAGAAACTCAAGCTTTCAGGAGGTAAGAAGACCAAGACCGGATATTCCACAGCTGCTGATGTACTTGAAAAGTTGGCACCGGAGCATGAGATAATAAGAGATATATTAGAATATCGTCAGCTCACTAAGCTTAATTCTACCTATGCCACAGGACTTGCAGGCTATATAAGAGAGGACGGTCGCATACATGGTACATTTAATCAGACGATTACAGCTACAGGTCGTATTTCCTCTACAGAACCTAACTTACAAAACATACCTGTAAGAACAGAAATGGGCAGCAAGATTAGAGATATATTTGTGCCAAAGGAAGGATATTTGTTTGTAGATGCGGACTATTCTCAGATCGAGCTTAGAGTTTTGGCTTCACTTTCAAATGATGATAATCTTATAGAGAGCTACCATTCTGCAGCAGATATTCATGCCGCTACAGCCTCACAGGTTTTCCATGTACCGCTTGAGGAGGTAACACCTGAACTTAGAAGAAATGCTAAGGCGGTAAATTTCGGTGTAGTATACGGTATATCTGCATTTGGACTTTCAGAGGATCTGAGTATTTCTAGAAAGGAAGCTTTAGATTATATAAATAATTATTTTAAGATCTATGGCGGAGTAAAGAAGTTTTTGGATAGCCAAGTGGCAGAAGCCAAAGAAAAGGGATATGTCAAGACAATGTTTGGTAGAATCAGACCTATACCTGAGATAAAAAGCTCAAATTTTATGACCAGATCTTTTGGTGACAGAGTGGCAATGAACTCACCTATACAGGGAAGTGCGGCGGATATTATGAAAATATCTATGTTGAAAGTGGATAATGCACTTGAAAAAAGTGGCTTTGATGCAAATATCGTTTTGCAAATTCATGATGAACTTTTGATAGAAGTAAGAGAGGATGAGGCACAAAAAGTTCTTGAAGTAGTAGAAAAATCTATGAGAGAGGCTGTAAGCCTTAAGGTACCACTTGAGGTAGATGCTCATATAGGAAAAACCTGGCTGGAGGCAAAATAA
- a CDS encoding zf-HC2 domain-containing protein has product MTCREARKLIIPFVHDELSMEETRDFLQHVRGCKGCMDELEIYYIVDVGLDKSDNEDIDYNLTAALNSHIREAYQRILIIFIGRVLKYSINTLMFFGVFIIAMMQLRIWFF; this is encoded by the coding sequence ATGACTTGTAGAGAAGCCAGAAAGCTCATCATACCATTTGTACATGATGAGCTTTCTATGGAAGAAACAAGAGATTTTTTGCAACATGTAAGGGGTTGCAAAGGATGTATGGATGAGTTGGAAATCTATTATATAGTGGATGTCGGACTGGATAAGTCTGATAATGAGGATATAGATTACAACTTGACAGCCGCTCTTAACAGTCATATAAGAGAAGCTTATCAAAGAATTCTTATAATATTCATTGGTAGGGTGCTAAAGTATTCTATAAATACACTTATGTTTTTTGGAGTATTTATTATTGCAATGATGCAATTACGAATTTGGTTCTTTTAG
- a CDS encoding methylglyoxal synthase translates to MNNIDRVTLTIPKEKNIALIAHDGKKPDIINWCEEHKSVLAKHKLYGTGTTARLITEKTGLTVKGYNSGPLGGDQQIGARIVEGKIDFVIFFTDPLTAAPHDPDVKALLRIVQVYDVPMAINKSSADFIITSSLMDTEYDHDVINFKENISQRVKEMS, encoded by the coding sequence ATGAATAATATAGATAGAGTAACCCTTACTATTCCAAAAGAAAAAAACATTGCATTGATTGCACATGATGGTAAAAAGCCGGATATTATAAACTGGTGTGAAGAACATAAGAGTGTTCTAGCAAAACATAAATTATATGGAACAGGCACTACAGCCAGACTTATCACAGAAAAAACAGGGCTTACTGTAAAGGGGTACAATTCAGGACCTCTGGGTGGAGACCAACAGATAGGTGCCAGAATAGTGGAAGGAAAAATAGACTTTGTTATATTCTTTACTGATCCTCTTACAGCAGCACCTCATGATCCAGATGTGAAGGCATTGCTTCGTATAGTTCAGGTTTATGATGTACCTATGGCTATAAATAAGTCAAGTGCCGACTTTATTATAACATCGTCTTTGATGGATACTGAATACGACCATGATGTTATAAACTTTAAAGAGAATATTTCACAAAGGGTTAAGGAAATGTCATAA
- a CDS encoding SPFH domain-containing protein produces the protein MGLISAITGAAGGVLADSWRDYFYQDSIDDSVLVIKGKKRVDQRGSNNKGTNNVITDGSIIDVADGQCMIVVENGAIKDVCAEPGKFVYSNTAEPTIFAGNLKTTIKRSWEQFKNRLTFGGGATGDTRIYYVNTKEIRGNKYGTAAPIPYRVVDTNIGLDMDTAIRCHGEYAFKVVDPVLLYKEVAGNVSDVFETVELEKQMRPDLLTALQPAIGRLSGIGSRYSDIPNHTLELANELNSIMSSTWGERYGIEISSFAMSSITISKEDEDLIKQLQRTAVFQRTSMAAANLSAAQADAMRNAANNAGGAMLGFAGMNMANQMGGMNAGQLYQMAAQEQAAQQQFGGNPQMNGMQQMNNGMQQNASPQGGTWTCSHGHANNTGKFCAECGEPKPAATLRCSACGYTPNDPLNPPKFCPECGKPF, from the coding sequence ATGGGACTTATTTCAGCTATAACAGGTGCTGCCGGAGGAGTGTTGGCAGATTCCTGGAGAGATTATTTTTATCAGGATTCAATTGATGATAGTGTTCTGGTAATAAAGGGAAAGAAAAGAGTGGACCAAAGAGGTTCTAACAATAAGGGCACCAATAATGTTATTACTGACGGCTCTATAATTGATGTAGCAGACGGACAATGTATGATAGTAGTAGAGAATGGTGCAATCAAGGATGTCTGTGCAGAGCCGGGAAAGTTTGTATATAGTAATACTGCCGAACCTACAATTTTTGCCGGAAATCTTAAAACAACTATAAAGAGATCATGGGAACAGTTTAAGAATAGACTTACATTTGGTGGTGGAGCAACCGGAGATACAAGAATATATTATGTCAATACAAAGGAAATACGTGGAAATAAATACGGCACAGCTGCACCTATTCCATACAGAGTAGTTGATACAAATATTGGCTTGGATATGGACACCGCTATAAGATGTCATGGAGAATATGCATTTAAGGTAGTTGATCCTGTGCTCTTATATAAAGAAGTTGCAGGAAATGTAAGTGATGTATTTGAAACAGTTGAGTTAGAAAAACAAATGCGTCCGGATCTACTTACAGCTCTCCAGCCTGCTATAGGAAGACTGTCAGGTATTGGATCAAGATATAGTGATATTCCAAACCATACACTTGAACTCGCAAATGAACTTAACAGTATAATGTCAAGTACATGGGGTGAAAGATATGGTATTGAGATAAGTTCATTTGCAATGAGCAGCATCACCATTTCAAAAGAAGATGAGGATTTGATAAAACAACTCCAAAGGACTGCTGTATTCCAGAGAACATCTATGGCAGCTGCAAATTTGAGTGCAGCACAGGCAGATGCTATGAGAAATGCAGCAAACAATGCAGGTGGTGCTATGCTGGGATTTGCCGGTATGAATATGGCAAATCAGATGGGTGGAATGAATGCAGGTCAGCTATATCAGATGGCAGCTCAGGAGCAGGCGGCACAGCAGCAGTTTGGTGGAAATCCGCAGATGAATGGTATGCAACAGATGAACAATGGTATGCAGCAAAATGCGTCTCCACAGGGTGGTACTTGGACATGTAGCCATGGACATGCAAATAATACAGGAAAGTTCTGTGCAGAGTGCGGAGAGCCAAAGCCGGCGGCAACACTTCGTTGTTCAGCTTGTGGATATACTCCAAATGATCCATTAAATCCACCAAAGTTCTGTCCTGAGTGTGGAAAGCCATTCTAA
- a CDS encoding RidA family protein codes for MKVIDTKNAPGAIGPYSQGFITNGLVITSGQIPVNPANGEVPEGITAQTEQSCKNVAAILEAAGSGMDKVVKTTCFLADIADFAAFNEVYAKYFISKPARSCFAVRDLPKGVLCEIECIAEA; via the coding sequence ATGAAAGTAATCGATACAAAAAATGCACCGGGTGCTATAGGACCATATTCACAAGGATTTATCACAAACGGACTTGTTATTACATCAGGACAGATTCCTGTAAACCCTGCTAACGGAGAAGTGCCTGAGGGAATCACAGCACAGACAGAGCAGAGCTGCAAGAATGTAGCTGCTATCTTAGAAGCTGCAGGTTCAGGAATGGACAAAGTTGTAAAAACAACATGTTTCCTTGCAGATATCGCTGATTTCGCTGCATTCAATGAAGTGTATGCTAAGTATTTTATTTCAAAGCCTGCAAGAAGTTGCTTTGCTGTAAGAGATCTTCCAAAGGGTGTTCTTTGTGAAATCGAGTGTATTGCTGAGGCATAA
- a CDS encoding SH3 domain-containing protein, whose product MANSDTRSAWQQIQAGVYDTSELLNNQKYNLSMIRARQTLEIIVKQLSGLEDFENQSLADIIDSLSTDNLISNISYQNFQKICAIGDRAVHEGNNEAFNATIAYKLLSEEVQSFIQEYSPKRTRFSPIVAPVKNDVPQKKQVSSNTETPQKRRTTKKPSKNKKPQNVNTQDLVKVIIGALILFILIFLFKSLNPLKKDKKADTNTTNTTVLDSENVDSSESSIEAVPETTASVKYITTARLHVRSSPSLDGDILATLSVGVSVEYAGEYDAKWSIINYNGGQAYVATEYIKPAQ is encoded by the coding sequence ATGGCAAACTCAGACACTCGTAGTGCCTGGCAGCAGATTCAGGCAGGCGTTTATGATACTAGTGAGCTTTTAAACAATCAGAAATACAATTTGTCCATGATTAGGGCTAGACAGACCTTAGAGATTATTGTAAAGCAACTTAGTGGACTAGAGGATTTTGAAAATCAAAGCTTGGCTGATATTATAGATTCGTTATCAACAGACAATCTTATTTCAAATATATCATATCAAAATTTTCAAAAAATTTGTGCTATAGGAGATAGGGCTGTACATGAAGGTAATAATGAAGCTTTTAATGCCACAATCGCATATAAGTTGCTTTCAGAAGAGGTTCAGTCTTTTATACAAGAATATTCTCCAAAAAGAACACGATTTTCTCCTATTGTCGCACCTGTAAAGAATGATGTACCACAAAAAAAGCAGGTCAGTTCAAATACTGAGACTCCGCAAAAAAGAAGAACTACAAAAAAGCCTTCAAAGAATAAGAAACCGCAAAATGTCAATACTCAGGACCTTGTAAAGGTTATAATCGGTGCTTTAATACTTTTTATTTTGATTTTTTTATTCAAATCACTCAATCCTTTAAAGAAGGATAAGAAAGCTGATACCAATACTACAAATACAACAGTTTTAGACAGTGAAAATGTCGACAGCTCTGAGAGCAGTATTGAGGCCGTACCGGAGACAACTGCAAGTGTAAAATATATCACTACAGCAAGATTGCATGTTCGTTCTTCACCAAGTCTTGACGGAGATATTCTTGCTACTTTGAGTGTAGGCGTATCTGTAGAATATGCCGGAGAATATGATGCTAAATGGTCCATTATAAATTATAATGGTGGACAAGCTTATGTAGCTACAGAATATATAAAACCCGCACAGTAA
- the moaC gene encoding cyclic pyranopterin monophosphate synthase MoaC codes for MEFTHFDDNKNAVMVDVSDKDITNRVAIATGRITLCDEAMQAVMGKKIKKGDVLTVAQVAGIMGQKRTSELIPMCHNINLTSSKITFEIEGNDIIVFSKSKTTGQTGVEMEALMGVNIALLTVYDMCKAIDKRMLISDIHLLEKSGGKSGDFYF; via the coding sequence ATGGAATTTACACATTTTGATGATAACAAAAATGCGGTAATGGTAGATGTTTCAGATAAAGATATTACAAACAGAGTTGCGATTGCAACAGGAAGAATTACTCTTTGTGATGAAGCCATGCAGGCTGTGATGGGTAAAAAGATAAAAAAAGGTGATGTACTTACGGTGGCTCAGGTTGCAGGCATTATGGGACAAAAAAGAACTTCAGAGCTTATTCCCATGTGCCATAATATAAACCTTACAAGTTCAAAGATAACCTTTGAAATTGAAGGGAATGATATAATAGTCTTCTCAAAATCAAAGACTACCGGTCAAACAGGTGTGGAGATGGAAGCATTGATGGGGGTAAATATTGCACTGCTTACTGTATATGATATGTGCAAAGCCATTGATAAGAGAATGCTTATAAGCGATATTCATCTTTTAGAGAAAAGTGGAGGAAAAAGCGGAGATTTTTATTTTTAA
- a CDS encoding sulfate/molybdate ABC transporter ATP-binding protein: MLELNIKKKLNNFTLDIECKLDSNRIGILGGSGAGKSMILKMLAGIEKPDKGYIKLDDRLLFDSEKKIDIKPKDRHIGYCFQNYALFPNLTVYENIVIGLSKYERADADKFLEKFELTKIKDSKPNKISGGQAARVAMARILIRKPKALLFDEAFSALDIYLRDHIQEEIAQILEDFEGSAIFVSHSRDEVYRLCDSTIVIDTGKISNLGNTKKIFKFPETKITAILTGCKNISDIRYISDNTIEAIDWGIKFKFLKELPKDINAIGIRAHEFVPIWEEAGTNLIEFKLKSRAKLPFEDNYYLYTKGSSDITWLVQKDIKEKINSRGLPKFLQIDEENILLLK; this comes from the coding sequence ATGCTTGAATTAAATATAAAAAAGAAACTTAATAATTTTACTTTGGATATAGAATGTAAGCTGGACAGTAACAGAATAGGAATACTTGGGGGTTCAGGAGCCGGAAAAAGTATGATTTTAAAAATGCTTGCAGGTATTGAAAAGCCTGATAAAGGCTATATAAAGCTGGATGATCGGCTGCTTTTCGATTCTGAGAAAAAAATAGATATAAAACCTAAGGATAGGCATATAGGATATTGCTTTCAAAACTATGCACTTTTTCCAAATCTTACAGTATATGAAAACATAGTTATAGGTCTTAGTAAGTATGAGAGAGCTGATGCAGACAAGTTTCTTGAGAAGTTTGAACTCACAAAGATAAAGGATTCAAAACCGAATAAGATAAGCGGAGGTCAGGCGGCAAGAGTTGCAATGGCAAGGATACTTATCAGAAAGCCGAAAGCATTACTGTTTGATGAGGCATTTTCTGCACTTGATATTTATCTTAGAGATCATATACAGGAAGAAATAGCACAGATCTTGGAAGACTTTGAAGGCAGTGCAATATTCGTTTCACACTCAAGAGATGAGGTATACAGGCTTTGTGACAGTACTATAGTAATTGATACGGGTAAAATTTCAAATCTTGGAAATACAAAGAAAATATTCAAATTTCCCGAGACAAAAATAACGGCAATACTTACAGGATGTAAAAATATTTCTGATATAAGATATATTTCAGATAATACTATAGAGGCTATAGATTGGGGAATAAAGTTTAAGTTTTTAAAAGAGCTGCCAAAGGATATAAATGCAATAGGTATCAGAGCTCATGAGTTCGTGCCTATATGGGAAGAAGCCGGTACCAATCTGATAGAGTTTAAATTAAAGAGTAGAGCAAAGCTGCCCTTTGAGGATAATTATTATCTGTATACAAAAGGAAGTTCAGACATTACCTGGCTTGTACAAAAGGATATAAAAGAAAAGATTAATAGCAGGGGATTGCCGAAATTTCTACAGATAGACGAAGAAAATATATTATTGTTGAAATAG